From a region of the Oscillatoria salina IIICB1 genome:
- a CDS encoding cation diffusion facilitator family transporter: MSQGKNSYQTSRLVLLAMLWLTIFVLSVKIFAAWKTFSLTLLSQSLHTLIAGFSILLSLLAAIATDRPSGREIYGHGKKETAIAFLLAVFFGFACLHLLWMSGVQLISALQQETPQISVEVTLPLIQMLGVIVFTNLAFAILGSIEARILRNPSLRLNSQQLLKDAGLTFLVLGSFLGIWWGLIWVDLLLPFFLILLAVSSFRQTLLRQLPLMVEQVAIAPEVLAKIAYSTGAVSQCDRVQSRGIVGRFVYVQMHLVLYSEFADAAGSLAEEIEASIRERFGPVQITFFIDREDPEDEELD, from the coding sequence ATGTCCCAAGGAAAAAATTCCTACCAGACGAGTCGTTTGGTATTGTTAGCGATGCTCTGGCTGACTATATTTGTCTTGTCAGTCAAAATTTTTGCTGCTTGGAAGACGTTCTCGCTGACTTTGTTGTCTCAATCGTTACATACTTTAATCGCTGGTTTTAGCATTCTTTTAAGCTTACTAGCCGCGATCGCAACCGATCGTCCTTCTGGACGCGAAATTTACGGTCACGGGAAAAAAGAAACGGCGATCGCGTTTCTTTTGGCGGTATTTTTTGGCTTTGCTTGTTTGCATTTACTCTGGATGTCTGGAGTCCAACTAATTAGTGCGTTGCAACAAGAAACTCCCCAAATCTCGGTCGAGGTTACTCTTCCTCTGATTCAGATGTTAGGAGTAATTGTCTTCACTAACTTAGCTTTTGCGATTCTGGGTTCGATCGAAGCGAGAATTTTACGCAATCCCAGTCTGCGTTTGAATAGTCAACAGCTACTCAAAGATGCTGGCTTAACTTTCTTGGTTTTGGGTAGTTTCTTAGGAATCTGGTGGGGTTTAATTTGGGTTGACCTTTTGCTACCATTTTTTCTCATTCTCTTGGCAGTGTCGAGTTTTCGACAAACTCTGCTCCGACAATTACCTTTAATGGTCGAACAAGTCGCGATCGCCCCAGAAGTCCTCGCCAAAATTGCTTACTCTACTGGTGCAGTCAGTCAGTGCGATCGCGTTCAGTCACGAGGAATTGTCGGTCGTTTTGTTTACGTGCAAATGCACTTGGTTCTCTATTCTGAATTTGCTGACGCTGCGGGATCTCTGGCTGAAGAAATCGAAGCTAGTATTCGAGAACGTTTTGGTCCAGTGCAAATTACTTTTTTCATCGATCGTGAAGATCCCGAAGATGAAGAACTGGATTAA
- a CDS encoding peptidoglycan-binding domain-containing protein, which translates to MNRKEKPFPQVKIWQSLLSLGLVATLPLFPLQPIFAQPNTSTQINRPTLRVGSRGTEVSQIQAALKLLGYFEDTVDGTYAESTVIAVSKFQQAAGLNVDGIVGQTTWNRLFPMTPPQTTATASPSPSASNNENTAPAATIVTTNNEDENQATVATSSSAAVTLPILREGMRGPAVTQLQQRLRTLGFLEGLADGDFGTETLAAVKAAQEKFGLEIDGVVGPATWRALLNQR; encoded by the coding sequence ATGAACCGCAAAGAAAAACCATTCCCACAGGTAAAAATTTGGCAGAGTTTACTTTCCCTTGGATTAGTAGCCACGCTGCCACTATTTCCCCTTCAACCTATTTTCGCCCAGCCAAATACCTCAACCCAAATTAATCGCCCAACCTTAAGAGTTGGTTCTAGGGGAACCGAAGTATCTCAAATTCAAGCAGCATTAAAGCTGTTAGGGTACTTTGAGGATACTGTAGACGGTACTTATGCTGAAAGTACCGTAATTGCTGTGTCTAAATTTCAACAAGCCGCAGGTTTAAATGTTGATGGGATCGTGGGTCAAACCACTTGGAATCGCTTATTTCCGATGACTCCACCCCAAACAACTGCAACTGCATCGCCGTCGCCGAGTGCGAGTAATAACGAAAATACTGCTCCTGCGGCGACAATTGTAACGACGAATAACGAAGATGAAAATCAAGCCACCGTCGCTACTTCCTCCTCAGCCGCAGTAACTTTACCGATTTTGCGAGAGGGAATGCGCGGACCAGCAGTTACTCAGTTGCAACAACGACTCCGTACTCTGGGCTTTCTGGAAGGGTTAGCTGATGGCGATTTTGGAACGGAAACCTTAGCGGCTGTCAAAGCAGCGCAAGAAAAATTTGGCTTAGAAATAGATGGAGTTGTCGGACCTGCGACTTGGAGGGCGCTATTAAACCAAAGGTAG
- a CDS encoding M16 family metallopeptidase, whose amino-acid sequence MHQKSPTTRQPKQKINRCVLNNGITVISAENMAADIVAGRIFFKNAGATGEAREAAGRAHLLSATITKGCGELSSLEIAEKVESVGASLGADAASDYFLVSLKTVSADFAQMLQLTAQMLRSPTFPTEEVELEKNLSLQNIRSQQEQPFNVAFNQLRQAMYPHHPYGVSILGREETVSGLSRADLEQHHQIYFRPDNMVISLSGRLTQAEAVKLVEHTFGDWQAPNTSLPIPKLAELTSQPSLEITPQETQQSIIMLGYLTPSIKEKDYFALKLLNTYLGNGLSSRLFVELREKRGLAYDVSAFYPTRMDKSNFVVYIGTAPGNTATSIEGLHTELKRLCQTELTAEELQAAKNKLLGQYALGKQSNSEIAQIFGWYETIGLGIEFDSYFQNAIANITPEIAQQVACRYFHESPYLSIVGPAEAVEGHSLPQ is encoded by the coding sequence ATGCACCAAAAATCCCCAACAACTAGACAGCCAAAGCAAAAAATTAATCGCTGCGTGTTAAACAACGGTATCACTGTAATTTCCGCCGAAAATATGGCAGCAGATATTGTTGCTGGGCGAATTTTTTTCAAAAATGCAGGTGCAACTGGGGAAGCAAGAGAGGCGGCTGGACGCGCTCACCTGCTGTCAGCGACAATAACTAAAGGATGTGGAGAACTATCTTCGTTAGAAATTGCGGAAAAAGTTGAATCTGTGGGAGCAAGTCTGGGTGCAGATGCAGCGTCAGATTATTTTTTAGTGAGTTTAAAAACAGTTTCGGCTGATTTTGCTCAAATGTTACAGCTAACAGCACAGATGTTGCGATCGCCGACTTTCCCGACCGAAGAAGTAGAATTAGAAAAAAATCTCAGCTTACAAAACATTCGCTCCCAGCAAGAACAACCTTTTAACGTTGCTTTCAACCAACTACGACAAGCAATGTATCCCCATCATCCTTATGGTGTCTCAATCTTAGGTAGAGAAGAAACTGTTTCCGGTTTGAGTCGTGCTGATTTAGAACAACACCACCAAATTTATTTTCGTCCCGATAACATGGTGATTAGCTTGTCGGGTCGTTTGACACAAGCAGAGGCAGTTAAATTAGTAGAGCATACTTTTGGCGATTGGCAAGCTCCGAACACCTCATTACCCATACCAAAGTTAGCTGAGTTAACTTCTCAACCTTCTCTAGAAATCACACCGCAAGAAACTCAGCAGTCAATTATCATGCTGGGTTATCTGACTCCCTCAATCAAAGAGAAAGATTATTTTGCGCTGAAATTGTTGAATACTTATCTGGGGAACGGACTTTCGAGTCGGTTATTTGTGGAATTACGGGAAAAGCGAGGATTAGCTTACGATGTCTCGGCTTTTTATCCGACGAGGATGGACAAATCTAACTTTGTAGTTTATATCGGGACAGCACCAGGAAATACAGCCACATCAATTGAGGGGTTACACACAGAACTCAAACGCCTTTGTCAAACTGAGTTAACCGCAGAGGAACTACAAGCAGCAAAAAATAAACTCTTAGGACAATATGCCCTAGGTAAGCAAAGCAATTCCGAAATCGCACAAATTTTCGGTTGGTATGAAACAATTGGCTTAGGAATTGAATTTGACAGTTATTTTCAGAACGCGATCGCTAATATTACCCCAGAAATTGCTCAACAAGTAGCTTGTCGCTATTTTCACGAATCTCCCTACTTATCGATAGTTGGACCAGCAGAAGCAGTCGAAGGACATTCCCTACCCCAATGA
- a CDS encoding M16 family metallopeptidase → MQLLSERSNQIAFPAQIFKLGNGLTIIHQHLPATPVVVVDVWVRAGAIAEPEEWSGMAHFLEHMIFKGSKNTAPGIFDRIIENSGGMANAATSHDYAHFFLTTAARYLPETLACLADILLHASIPDEEFFRERDVVLEELHSSYDDPDWLGFQALCQCLYQRHPYGRSILGEEGILLQHSPNMMRCFHATHYQPENMTVVIVGGVEQETALNLVEQAFSEFTTRSECPPTIVEAEPPLTEIRRLELGLPRLEIARLSLGWSGPGVDNLDNAFGLDLLSAVLASGRSSRLVRQLREEQQLVLDISSDFSLQRDSSLLTINAWLLPEYVEVVEEILRDLLWELQEKSITEAELTRSQRLLCNDYAFSTETPGQLAGLYGYYNAIATPETSVTYPDKIRAVKVEDIQRFARQYLSPERYAATVLKPM, encoded by the coding sequence TTGCAACTATTATCAGAGCGAAGCAACCAGATCGCGTTTCCAGCACAAATCTTTAAACTAGGCAATGGCTTAACTATTATCCACCAGCACTTGCCAGCTACGCCTGTAGTCGTCGTTGATGTTTGGGTAAGAGCGGGAGCGATCGCGGAACCCGAAGAATGGTCGGGAATGGCTCATTTTTTGGAACACATGATTTTTAAAGGCAGTAAAAATACTGCTCCGGGAATATTCGATCGCATCATTGAAAATAGTGGTGGGATGGCAAATGCGGCTACTAGCCACGATTATGCTCACTTTTTCTTGACTACAGCCGCTCGTTATTTACCGGAAACTTTAGCTTGTTTGGCAGATATTCTCTTACACGCTAGCATCCCTGATGAGGAATTTTTCCGCGAACGAGATGTAGTTTTAGAAGAACTGCATAGTAGTTATGACGATCCCGATTGGTTGGGTTTCCAAGCGTTATGTCAGTGTTTGTATCAACGTCATCCCTACGGGCGTTCGATTTTAGGAGAAGAAGGAATATTATTGCAGCATTCACCGAATATGATGCGCTGTTTTCACGCTACTCATTACCAACCAGAAAATATGACAGTGGTGATTGTTGGTGGCGTCGAACAAGAAACAGCGTTAAATTTGGTTGAGCAAGCTTTTAGCGAGTTTACTACGCGCTCGGAATGTCCTCCAACGATCGTTGAAGCCGAACCGCCACTAACAGAAATTCGCCGGCTCGAACTGGGTTTGCCAAGATTAGAAATAGCTCGTTTGTCGCTGGGTTGGAGCGGACCGGGAGTAGATAATTTAGATAATGCTTTTGGTTTAGATTTACTTTCAGCAGTGTTAGCGAGCGGTCGTTCTTCGCGTTTGGTGAGACAATTACGGGAGGAACAACAATTAGTTTTGGATATTAGCAGTGATTTTTCTTTACAGCGTGATTCGAGTTTATTGACGATTAATGCTTGGTTACTGCCAGAATATGTCGAGGTAGTCGAAGAAATTTTGCGCGATCTCCTCTGGGAATTGCAGGAAAAATCAATTACAGAAGCGGAATTAACCCGATCGCAACGGCTTTTATGTAATGATTATGCTTTCTCGACGGAAACTCCAGGACAACTAGCTGGTTTATACGGTTACTATAATGCGATCGCTACACCAGAAACCTCGGTTACTTATCCAGACAAGATTCGTGCTGTGAAAGTAGAAGATATTCAACGATTTGCTCGTCAATATCTTTCTCCAGAACGTTATGCAGCCACAGTGTTAAAACCGATGTAA
- the smpB gene encoding SsrA-binding protein SmpB: MGKTPSGIKVVSDNRQARYLYEILETYEAGICLTGTEIKSVREGRVNLRDGYAILRGGEAWLLNVHISPYQASSDYFNHDPTRSRKLLLHRREINKLIGQVQQKGLTLVPLKMYMKGNWAKVSIGLGKGKKIYDKRETIKKRQDKREMERVIKRY; encoded by the coding sequence ATGGGAAAAACACCATCAGGAATTAAAGTAGTCAGCGATAATCGCCAAGCCCGCTATCTGTACGAGATTCTGGAAACTTACGAAGCGGGAATTTGCCTGACAGGGACAGAAATCAAATCAGTGCGGGAGGGAAGAGTGAACTTGCGCGATGGCTACGCGATTCTTCGGGGGGGAGAAGCTTGGTTGCTAAACGTTCATATTTCGCCTTATCAAGCGAGTAGCGACTATTTCAACCACGATCCCACACGCAGCCGAAAATTACTGCTGCACCGCCGAGAAATCAATAAACTGATCGGACAAGTGCAGCAGAAAGGATTAACATTAGTGCCTTTGAAAATGTATATGAAAGGCAACTGGGCGAAAGTAAGTATTGGCTTGGGTAAAGGTAAAAAGATTTATGACAAGCGCGAAACGATTAAGAAACGTCAAGATAAGCGAGAGATGGAAAGAGTCATCAAGCGTTATTAA
- a CDS encoding IctB family putative bicarbonate transporter produces the protein MNAAWQTFTLSNLRFDRWCGSSYLYKLVGWLRLWREGSWLLQWAEPIGALLISLVIGLSPFVSTSLIGVLLIACAGYWMLLTVSDDTPTAVTPIHVLVLLYWAIATVATAFSPVKSAAFSGWEKLTLYLLLFALGSAILRHQRLRSWIVGVYLHVALLVSLYGIRQERFGVEQLATWNDPTSELAGSTRVYSYLGNPNLLAGYLMSAIALSLAAVFVWRRLLPRILAVTMVLVNSACLYYTDSRGGWMGMLALLLTFGVLLRFWWDAYLSPFWRKWLLPLVFGTMAGVLLLGIALVEPLRLRVMTIFAGREDSSNNFRLNVWEAVFEMIGDRPIIGIGPGNDAFNKIYPLYMRPKYTALSAYSIFLEIVVETGFIGFAVFLWLIVVTYNQGVRLILHLRQTMNREAFWLVGALAAMSGMLAQGLFDTVWYRPQINVLWWLMVAIVASFYYRRENLPERR, from the coding sequence ATGAATGCTGCTTGGCAAACATTTACGCTTTCAAATTTGCGCTTCGATCGCTGGTGCGGTTCCAGCTATTTATATAAATTAGTGGGTTGGTTGCGGCTCTGGCGCGAAGGTAGCTGGCTGCTACAATGGGCAGAACCGATCGGGGCTTTGCTGATTAGTTTGGTTATTGGGCTAAGTCCTTTTGTCTCAACAAGTTTGATCGGGGTTTTGTTAATTGCTTGTGCTGGTTACTGGATGCTGCTGACGGTTTCGGATGATACGCCGACTGCGGTGACTCCAATTCATGTGTTGGTGTTATTGTATTGGGCGATCGCGACGGTGGCGACGGCTTTTTCTCCGGTGAAGTCGGCGGCTTTTTCTGGTTGGGAAAAGTTAACTCTTTATTTGCTTCTGTTTGCTCTTGGTTCGGCGATCTTGCGTCACCAGAGGCTACGCTCTTGGATCGTTGGCGTTTATCTCCATGTGGCTTTGCTGGTGAGTCTTTATGGCATTCGTCAAGAGCGTTTTGGTGTGGAACAGTTGGCGACTTGGAATGACCCTACTTCTGAGCTAGCAGGAAGTACGAGGGTTTATAGTTATCTGGGTAATCCTAATTTGCTGGCGGGTTATCTGATGAGCGCGATCGCGCTTAGTCTGGCTGCTGTTTTTGTCTGGCGCAGGCTTTTACCACGAATTTTAGCTGTGACAATGGTATTGGTTAATTCGGCTTGCTTGTATTACACTGACAGTCGCGGCGGTTGGATGGGAATGTTGGCGCTATTGTTGACTTTTGGAGTGCTACTACGTTTTTGGTGGGATGCTTATCTTTCTCCTTTTTGGCGTAAATGGTTGCTACCTCTAGTTTTTGGCACGATGGCAGGTGTTTTGCTGTTGGGGATCGCGCTTGTCGAACCTTTACGCTTGCGGGTAATGACTATTTTTGCCGGGCGTGAGGATAGTAGTAATAATTTTCGCCTCAATGTTTGGGAAGCTGTGTTTGAGATGATCGGCGATCGCCCGATTATTGGCATCGGTCCAGGGAATGATGCTTTCAATAAAATCTATCCTCTGTATATGCGCCCGAAATACACTGCTTTGAGTGCTTATTCGATTTTTCTGGAGATTGTCGTCGAAACAGGCTTTATTGGTTTTGCTGTTTTTCTCTGGCTGATTGTGGTGACATACAATCAAGGTGTCCGTTTGATCTTACACCTGCGTCAGACAATGAATCGGGAGGCTTTTTGGTTGGTGGGAGCTTTAGCCGCCATGTCGGGAATGCTTGCTCAAGGTTTGTTCGATACGGTTTGGTATCGCCCTCAAATTAATGTCCTCTGGTGGCTAATGGTGGCGATCGTTGCTAGTTTCTATTACCGCCGTGAAAATCTCCCGGAACGTCGTTAA
- a CDS encoding GAF domain-containing sensor histidine kinase, with amino-acid sequence MQVADVRVGVSMVNHNHKLFCRLDGLAPVAREKQRLAVLKNLGLLETETPPVFEEAIQTAANYLEAQICFLGLMVEDVVWLKSTVGLSSIGLMNQLATSRQLPRNESFCSYVVDSQNYLAIADATTNPVFAQTILAQHYGIRAYLGVPLLTAEGVCLGTLAVMDAMPRQFTPRDVEFLTITARWCLSEHERNRLVKLTSVSSSTLKGTECSSFFPYGLGDALYQQRITHSQANQVEWESHSQATCNSTNHIKAKLLMQLAQELKTPLTSVMGMTSVLTREVYGPLTHKQKEYLEVIHNSGERLLSLVEEIVNLGIANEHSQQLELNSVDIEMLCQQAVNNLERVAKHRQQEIRLSVEPGNRIWLLDKDKVRQALYYLIASTIASAEAGSEVRIHVSRKNKNLNIAVWVSHPWLGEGLPEQEFYSTVLEAQGLNDLGSVGVKMGNCSTLSSASLYAALIEAEKVQDKSTTDKSREILGLLLCCHLTEMHGGTVFVRGSRENGYRYMINLPQMKPTEA; translated from the coding sequence ATGCAAGTAGCAGATGTAAGGGTAGGGGTAAGCATGGTTAACCACAATCACAAACTTTTTTGTCGTCTAGATGGTTTAGCACCAGTTGCGCGAGAAAAGCAAAGATTAGCAGTTCTGAAAAATTTAGGTTTGTTAGAAACTGAGACACCTCCAGTGTTTGAGGAAGCGATTCAAACTGCGGCTAACTATCTCGAAGCGCAAATTTGTTTTTTGGGCTTGATGGTTGAAGATGTGGTGTGGCTTAAATCAACGGTAGGTTTATCCAGCATTGGCTTAATGAATCAGTTAGCGACGTCTCGTCAGTTACCTCGCAACGAATCATTTTGTAGTTATGTCGTGGACTCTCAAAACTATTTAGCGATCGCTGATGCTACAACTAATCCAGTTTTTGCTCAAACTATCCTAGCTCAACACTACGGAATACGTGCTTATTTGGGCGTTCCCCTGCTGACAGCAGAAGGAGTTTGTCTGGGTACGCTAGCAGTAATGGACGCAATGCCTCGCCAGTTTACGCCTCGTGATGTAGAATTTTTGACAATTACTGCTCGTTGGTGTTTGAGCGAACACGAACGCAATCGCTTGGTGAAACTAACTTCTGTTTCCTCCTCGACGCTTAAAGGAACTGAATGCTCGTCATTTTTCCCTTATGGATTAGGGGATGCTCTTTACCAACAGAGGATTACTCATTCACAAGCAAATCAAGTTGAATGGGAGTCTCATTCTCAGGCTACCTGCAACTCAACCAACCATATTAAAGCTAAATTGCTAATGCAACTAGCACAGGAACTCAAGACTCCTTTGACTTCTGTCATGGGTATGACAAGTGTTTTAACGCGGGAAGTTTACGGTCCGTTAACTCACAAACAGAAGGAATATTTGGAGGTCATTCACAATAGCGGCGAACGACTGTTGTCACTAGTCGAAGAAATTGTCAATCTCGGCATTGCTAACGAACATTCTCAACAATTAGAATTGAATTCTGTAGATATTGAAATGCTTTGCCAGCAAGCAGTTAATAACTTGGAACGAGTAGCAAAGCATCGCCAGCAGGAGATTCGTTTATCAGTCGAACCGGGAAATAGAATTTGGTTGCTAGATAAAGATAAGGTGCGACAAGCACTATACTATCTAATTGCTAGCACGATCGCTTCGGCAGAGGCAGGTAGTGAGGTGCGGATTCACGTTTCTCGTAAAAATAAAAACTTGAATATTGCTGTTTGGGTTTCTCACCCTTGGTTAGGAGAAGGTTTGCCGGAACAAGAATTTTATTCTACTGTTCTGGAAGCACAAGGATTAAACGATTTGGGTTCTGTTGGGGTGAAAATGGGTAATTGTTCGACTCTATCGAGTGCTTCTCTGTATGCTGCTTTGATCGAGGCTGAAAAAGTTCAGGATAAGTCTACTACAGATAAATCGCGGGAAATTTTAGGGTTATTACTTTGTTGTCATCTTACGGAAATGCACGGAGGTACGGTTTTTGTTCGCGGTTCTCGCGAAAATGGCTATCGCTACATGATTAATTTGCCCCAAATGAAGCCAACAGAAGCATAA
- a CDS encoding GUN4 domain-containing protein gives MTDQNTASVKDTKTDLEELRELFQSESEKNQLQLVSKFVAFGDPGLAILREFLQQHQSSPPNLVVGKAYQLLYQANSPTTEEFLQTKFPQGVVPLVSERNIDYLPIQKSLAKGDYQKADRLTLAKLCELAGEAAIARKWLYFTEVESFPVSDLQTIDRLWFIYSEGKFGFSVQRDLWLAVGKDFAKLWPKIGWKSGNKWTTYPREFTWDLSAPKGHLPLSNQLRGVRVFASLLTHPAWSLD, from the coding sequence ATGACTGACCAAAACACCGCCTCAGTAAAAGATACCAAGACCGATTTAGAAGAGTTACGAGAACTTTTTCAGTCTGAGTCTGAAAAAAATCAACTCCAGCTTGTTTCTAAGTTCGTCGCTTTCGGCGATCCAGGTTTAGCAATATTAAGGGAATTTTTGCAACAGCATCAGTCTTCTCCCCCTAATTTAGTTGTGGGGAAAGCATACCAGCTTCTGTATCAAGCAAATAGCCCTACAACTGAAGAATTTCTCCAAACTAAATTTCCTCAAGGTGTAGTACCGCTTGTATCAGAACGGAATATTGATTATCTCCCGATCCAAAAATCGCTAGCGAAAGGTGATTATCAAAAAGCCGATCGCTTGACTTTAGCCAAATTATGTGAATTAGCCGGAGAAGCAGCGATCGCGCGTAAGTGGCTTTATTTTACTGAAGTCGAAAGCTTTCCCGTTAGCGATCTACAAACAATCGATCGGCTTTGGTTTATTTATTCTGAAGGGAAATTTGGCTTTTCCGTCCAACGAGACTTGTGGCTAGCTGTTGGAAAAGACTTTGCTAAACTTTGGCCCAAAATTGGTTGGAAATCTGGTAACAAATGGACTACCTATCCTCGCGAGTTTACCTGGGATTTATCTGCACCAAAAGGTCATCTACCGTTATCTAACCAACTCAGAGGGGTTAGGGTTTTTGCTTCTTTACTTACTCATCCTGCTTGGAGTTTAGATTAG
- a CDS encoding NADP-dependent isocitrate dehydrogenase, whose amino-acid sequence MYEKITPPTVGAKISFKDGEPIVPDDPIIPFIRGDGTGVDIWPATQNVLDAAVATAYAGKRKINWFKIYAGDEACDLYGTYQYLPEDTLKAIQEYGVAIKGPLTTPVGGGIRSLNVALRQINDLYACVRPCRYYSGTPSPHKYPEKLDAIVYRENTEDIYLGIEWKQGTEIAARLIKILNGELIPATPEHGKKQIPLDSGIGIKPISKNGSQRLVRRAMKHALTLPKNKQMVTLVHKGNIMKYTEGAFRDWGYELTTTEFRAESVTERESWILSNKESNPEISIEANARKVEPGYDSLTPAKQEEVCAEVKAVLDAIWESHGNGKWKDKIMVNDRIADSIFQQIQTRPDEYSILATMNLNGDYLSDAAAAIVGGLGMGPGANIGDNCAIFEATHGTAPKHAGLDRINPGSLILSGAMMLDYLGWQEAAELIRNGIGGAIANREVTYDLARMMNPPVKPPLKCSEFAQAIIKHFQD is encoded by the coding sequence ATGTACGAAAAAATTACTCCTCCTACGGTTGGTGCGAAAATTAGCTTCAAAGATGGGGAACCTATAGTTCCCGACGATCCCATTATTCCCTTTATTCGTGGCGACGGTACGGGAGTTGATATTTGGCCTGCGACGCAAAATGTCCTTGATGCTGCGGTAGCTACTGCTTACGCTGGAAAAAGGAAAATTAATTGGTTTAAAATCTACGCTGGTGATGAAGCTTGTGATCTTTACGGGACTTACCAATATTTACCCGAAGATACTCTCAAAGCCATTCAAGAATACGGTGTCGCGATTAAAGGTCCTTTGACTACTCCGGTGGGTGGTGGTATTCGTTCGCTGAATGTCGCTTTACGACAAATTAATGACCTTTACGCTTGTGTTCGTCCCTGCCGCTACTATAGTGGTACTCCTTCTCCTCATAAATATCCAGAAAAGCTGGATGCGATCGTCTATCGGGAAAATACTGAAGATATTTATTTGGGTATTGAATGGAAACAGGGAACCGAAATCGCCGCTCGATTAATTAAAATACTCAATGGTGAATTAATTCCCGCGACACCGGAACACGGTAAAAAACAGATTCCTCTCGATTCGGGAATTGGCATCAAACCAATTAGCAAAAATGGTTCCCAACGTTTGGTACGCCGCGCGATGAAACACGCCCTCACGCTGCCAAAAAACAAGCAAATGGTTACTTTGGTGCATAAGGGTAATATCATGAAGTACACTGAAGGCGCTTTTCGCGATTGGGGCTACGAACTAACCACAACTGAGTTTCGGGCGGAATCGGTGACGGAACGAGAATCTTGGATTTTGAGTAATAAGGAAAGTAATCCAGAAATTAGTATTGAAGCAAATGCGCGTAAAGTTGAACCAGGTTACGATTCTCTCACTCCTGCTAAACAGGAAGAAGTTTGCGCCGAAGTTAAAGCAGTTCTCGATGCAATTTGGGAGAGTCACGGAAATGGAAAATGGAAAGATAAAATAATGGTCAACGATCGCATCGCTGATAGTATTTTCCAACAAATTCAAACTCGCCCTGATGAATACTCGATTCTCGCGACAATGAACCTTAACGGTGATTATCTCTCGGATGCTGCCGCCGCGATCGTTGGTGGTTTGGGTATGGGTCCGGGAGCCAATATCGGCGATAATTGTGCTATTTTTGAAGCCACCCACGGTACAGCCCCGAAACACGCTGGTTTAGACCGGATTAATCCTGGTTCTTTGATTTTATCCGGTGCAATGATGCTTGATTATCTCGGTTGGCAAGAAGCTGCTGAATTGATTAGAAATGGAATTGGAGGTGCGATCGCTAATCGTGAGGTTACTTACGATTTAGCCCGAATGATGAATCCACCTGTCAAACCACCTTTGAAATGTTCTGAATTCGCCCAAGCAATTATCAAACATTTCCAAGATTAG